The DNA segment GAAGGCGTGCGCCAGGGATTGTCCTCCTGGAATCCAATGCGGCACGAGGGAATGCTGCGGCAGTTGGTGGTGCGCTGGAGTGAATACGAACAGCGGGCATTGGTCGCGATCCTGACGGGAGCGCAGAAGGGGTTCGACTTCCAGGCGTTCGTCAGGGCGCTGACCGAGGCCTGTCCGCAGGTGAAGGGCATTGTGTGGGGGCTGAATTCCGGCCGCAGCGATGTCGCGCGCGCCGAGGATGTGATCGAGACCTGGGGTGAGGATGTTCTGGAGGAGCATCTCGGCTCGCTGAAGTTCCAGATCTCGCTCGCCAGCTTCTTCCAGACGAATACGCTCGGCGCGGTCGGGCTGTACTCCGTGGCTAAGGACTACCTCGGCCTGACGGGGTGCGAGCGTCTGTTGGACGCGTACTGCGGGACCGGAACGATCGGGCTTTTCTGCGCGGATCAGGCGCAGCATGTGTACGGCATCGAAGTCGTTCGCGATGCGATCTGGGACGCGCGCATGAACGCGACGCGCAACGGGATCGAGAATACGACGTTTATGGCGGGCGATATGGCGTCGACGTTGCCATCTCTGCTCGGCGGAATCGAAGGGCCCGTGGACCGTTTGGTGGTTGATCCTCCTCGCTCGGGCATGGACAAGAAGGCGTTGGCGCAGCTCGTCGCCATCAAGGCTCCGGTGCTGGTCTACGTTTCCTGCAACCCGACGACGATGGCGCGCGACCTGCAGCAGATTTTCGACGGCGGATACAAGATCGAACGGCTGCGTCCCGTGGATATGTTCCCGCAAACCTATCACATCGAATGTGTGGCCCGCTGTGTCCTCGAGCCTTGAAGTCCAATCTCCCGTAGCGGCCAAGAGCACGCGCAATTTCTTTGCGCGTCTGTGGTACAGCCGTGAGTTGATCTTCACGCTGGTGAAGCGGGACTTGAAGATTCGCTACAAGTCCAGCGCGCTCGGGTTCCTGTGGTCCTTTGGTCGGCCCCTGTTGCTGATGCTTGTGATCTGGGGCGTGTTCAGCCTGGTCGTTCGACTGATTCCCTCCAGCCATCCGATGCTGCCGTATTCGCTGCATATCCTGAC comes from the bacterium genome and includes:
- the rlmD gene encoding 23S rRNA (uracil(1939)-C(5))-methyltransferase RlmD produces the protein MDGYVVFVPYTAPGDRVKARVYKSKSSHGEANLLEIVRPSESRIDALCPLFTRCGGCSWQHLPMDVQEHWKADIVAGALRQVKGLDPADVILDPIVSSPNPFHYRNKMEFTFGQEGPDAPLKIGFHMPGNWKHILDVEQCWLHPQPFEALLTAAREEGVRQGLSSWNPMRHEGMLRQLVVRWSEYEQRALVAILTGAQKGFDFQAFVRALTEACPQVKGIVWGLNSGRSDVARAEDVIETWGEDVLEEHLGSLKFQISLASFFQTNTLGAVGLYSVAKDYLGLTGCERLLDAYCGTGTIGLFCADQAQHVYGIEVVRDAIWDARMNATRNGIENTTFMAGDMASTLPSLLGGIEGPVDRLVVDPPRSGMDKKALAQLVAIKAPVLVYVSCNPTTMARDLQQIFDGGYKIERLRPVDMFPQTYHIECVARCVLEP